Proteins from a single region of Acidovorax sp. NCPPB 3576:
- the purH gene encoding bifunctional phosphoribosylaminoimidazolecarboxamide formyltransferase/IMP cyclohydrolase: MNALLSVSDKTGIVEFAQALHALGIRLLSTGGTAQLLAKAGLPVTEVAEVTQFPEMLDGRVKTLHPKVHGGLLARRELPEHMAALAAHGIDTIDLLVVNLYPFEATVAKAGCTLADAIENIDIGGPAMVRSAAKNWKDVGVVTDAAQYESVLGELKASGKLSDALRFGLSVAAFNRIAQYDAAISGYLSSVTFEAEKLAEDYVPARTAFPGQSNGIFTKVQDLRYGENGHQQAALYRDLYPAPGSIVTGVQLQGKELSYNNIADADAAWECVKSFDVPACVIVKHANPCGVAVGLDALSAYGKAFQTDPTSAFGGIIAFNRLVDGAAAQQIAKQFVEVLMAPDFTAEALEVFKAKANVRLLKIALPPALDAAEYALGGNTPWHRGRNAVDAKRIGSGMLLQSADNHELSMIDIKVVTQKQPTLEEMEDLLFAWKVAKYVKSNAIVFCKGGMTMGVGAGQMSRLDSARIASIKAQHANLSLAGTVVASDAFFPFRDGLDVVVDAGATCVIQPGGSMRDQEVIAAADERGVAMVFSGVRHFRH; this comes from the coding sequence ATGCTGGACGGCCGCGTCAAGACGCTGCACCCCAAGGTGCACGGCGGCTTGCTGGCGCGCCGCGAACTGCCCGAGCACATGGCCGCGCTGGCCGCGCACGGCATCGACACCATCGACCTGCTGGTGGTCAACCTCTACCCCTTCGAGGCCACGGTGGCCAAGGCCGGCTGCACGCTGGCCGACGCGATCGAGAACATCGACATCGGCGGGCCCGCCATGGTGCGCAGCGCCGCCAAGAACTGGAAGGACGTGGGCGTGGTGACCGACGCCGCGCAGTACGAGAGCGTGCTGGGCGAGCTGAAGGCGTCGGGCAAGCTGTCGGATGCGCTGCGCTTCGGCCTGTCGGTCGCCGCGTTCAACCGCATCGCGCAGTACGACGCGGCCATCAGCGGCTACCTCTCGTCCGTCACGTTCGAGGCCGAGAAGCTGGCCGAGGACTACGTGCCCGCGCGCACGGCCTTCCCCGGCCAGAGCAACGGCATCTTCACCAAGGTGCAGGACCTGCGCTACGGCGAGAACGGCCACCAGCAGGCCGCGCTGTACCGCGACCTGTACCCCGCGCCCGGCTCCATCGTCACCGGCGTGCAGCTGCAGGGCAAGGAGCTGTCGTACAACAACATCGCCGACGCCGACGCCGCCTGGGAATGCGTCAAGAGCTTCGACGTGCCGGCCTGCGTGATCGTCAAGCACGCCAACCCCTGCGGCGTGGCCGTGGGGCTCGATGCCCTGAGCGCCTACGGCAAGGCGTTCCAGACCGATCCCACCAGCGCGTTCGGCGGCATCATCGCCTTCAACCGCCTGGTGGATGGGGCTGCGGCGCAGCAGATCGCCAAGCAGTTCGTCGAGGTGCTGATGGCGCCCGACTTCACCGCCGAGGCGCTGGAGGTCTTCAAGGCCAAGGCCAACGTGCGCCTGCTCAAGATCGCGCTGCCACCGGCCCTGGACGCGGCGGAATACGCCCTGGGTGGCAACACCCCCTGGCACCGCGGCCGCAACGCGGTGGATGCCAAGCGCATCGGCTCGGGCATGCTGCTGCAGTCGGCCGACAACCATGAGCTGTCGATGATCGACATCAAGGTCGTCACCCAGAAGCAGCCCACGCTGGAAGAGATGGAAGACCTGCTGTTCGCCTGGAAGGTCGCCAAGTACGTCAAGAGCAATGCCATCGTGTTCTGCAAGGGCGGCATGACGATGGGCGTGGGCGCCGGCCAGATGAGCCGCCTGGACTCGGCCCGCATCGCCAGCATCAAGGCGCAGCACGCCAACCTCTCGCTGGCCGGCACGGTGGTGGCGAGCGACGCGTTCTTCCCCTTCCGCGACGGCCTGGACGTGGTGGTGGACGCGGGCGCGACCTGCGTCATCCAGCCTGGTGGCAGCATGCGCGACCAGGAAGTGATCGCCGCCGCCGACGAGCGCGGCGTGGCCATGGTGTTCAGCGGCGTGCGCCACTTCCGCCACTGA